One Paracidovorax avenae ATCC 19860 genomic region harbors:
- a CDS encoding DNA polymerase III subunit chi, with product MTEIAFHFNAPDKLAYACRFARKALRNDALLVITGPAPVLDAMDRALWALSPQDFLAHCRQEDEPELREASPVLLAADPRTVARPDVLLNLGASVPEGFERFARLVEVVSAHDEGDRAGARERWRHYAQRGYGIVRHDLVLKGG from the coding sequence ATGACCGAGATCGCCTTCCACTTCAACGCGCCCGACAAGCTGGCCTATGCGTGCCGGTTTGCGCGCAAGGCCCTGCGCAACGACGCGCTCCTGGTGATCACCGGGCCCGCGCCCGTGCTCGACGCGATGGACCGCGCGCTGTGGGCCCTGAGCCCGCAGGACTTCCTGGCGCACTGCCGCCAGGAAGACGAGCCCGAATTGCGCGAGGCCTCGCCCGTCCTGCTGGCGGCCGACCCGCGCACCGTCGCGCGCCCCGATGTCCTGCTGAACCTCGGGGCCTCCGTGCCCGAGGGGTTCGAGCGCTTCGCGCGGCTCGTCGAGGTGGTGAGCGCGCACGACGAGGGGGACCGGGCCGGCGCGCGCGAGCGTTGGCGGCACTACGCGCAGCGGGGCTACGGCATCGTCCGCCATGACCTGGTGCTGAAGGGAGGCTGA